One Hypomesus transpacificus isolate Combined female chromosome 6, fHypTra1, whole genome shotgun sequence DNA segment encodes these proteins:
- the LOC124469016 gene encoding cytospin-A-like, translated as MGNHAGKDGHGPTGSHLDLFHTPPSSPSDSDLVAMALSQGLRGTQSPGAANQTASSSNTTITDWSHTLSVPPEWALIGLDSSSSPEDTGIEAGSRGRAVGRTSSPTGPAPPGQRATSRSSPLGSCPSEHSWLERDSGLGCQAGLDRPGEEMVLALLNLLEHHRASLGLHPGKDATAGAIELLRHLLVEREELAEEVRSMKDTLRTEREEWQQFQSDLQVAVSVADRLRMEAEEALGTLRERHRDTEGQLDQALSREQERDRDLETLRAEHRDACLRLTALTEEHQQNQAQLDALRSTLRERREGDGETGGGQTEESARRKGKDLQLVAIPAGTDKVREDLDNQRDSVGGNRAEDQGGDGRTQGSVSEESLKGEESQVTRKGVAEAYLQKLAAVEKKREDGCGLRDPRRIVMMSERSWSLSRLPLPIDPPSKQNGIPQNPTSTTLPLCKKEDTTKEKKMDRILKRQDSWSSFYTKKQEEDQNTDFVRPQDGFSMLLRRHGGSRRNSLLRWCQSRTQGYENIEITNFSSSWEDGLAFCAVYHTYMPTHIPYSSLNPEEKKENLCLAFQTGESIGITATLTVEEMLRAGGPDWQRVLSYVESMYRHFEM; from the exons ATGGGTAACCACGCTGGCAAGGACGGCCATGGCCCCACAG gttcTCATTTAGATCTATTCCACACCCCTCCCAGCTCACCCTCTGACTCTGATCTGGTGGCCATGGCCTTATCCCAAGGACTGCGGGGGACCCAATCACCAGGAGCGGCCAATCAAACGGCCTCATCCAGCAACACCACCATCACTGACTGGAGCCACACGCTATCAGTCCCCCCGGAGTGGGCTCTTATTGGCCTGGATAGCAGCAGTTCTCCAGAGGATACGGGGATCGAGgcggggagcagggggagggctgtgggcCGAACCAGCAGTCCCACTGGCCCGGCTCCCCCAGGGCAGAGGGCTACCTCCCGGAGCTCCCCATTGGGGAGCTGCCCCTCGGAGCACAGCTGGCTGGAGCGGGATAGTGGGTTGGGCTGCCAGGCGGGATTGGACAGGCCTGGGGAGGAGATGGTTCTGGCTCTCCTGAATCTGTTGGAACACCACCGGGCCTCATTAGGGCTCCATCCTGGCAAGGATGCCACCGCTGGAGCAATCG agctgcTGAGACACTtgctggtagagagagaggagctggcTGAGGAGGTGCGCAGCATGAAGGACACACTGagg acagagagggaagaatGGCAGCAGTTCCAGAGCGACCTCCAGGTGGCGGTGTCTGTGGCAGACCGGCTGCGGATGGAGGCGGAGGAGGCTCTGGGCACGCTCCGGGAGCGCCACAGGGACACGGAGGGCCAGCTGGACCAGGCGCTGagcagggagcaggagagggaccGGGACCTGGAGACCTTGCGGGCCGAGCACAGGGACGCCTGCCTCAGACTGACGGCCCTCACAGAGGAGCACCAGCAGAACCAGGCCCAGCTGGACGCACTGAGGAGCACactcagggagaggagggagggggacggagagacggggggaggcCAGACGGAGGAGAGCGCGAGGAGGAAAGGGAAAGATCTGCAACTGGTTGCGATACCGGCTGGGACAGACAAAGTAAGGGAAGATTTGGATAATCAGAGAGATTCTGTTGGAGGGAAcagagcagaagatcaaggagggGATGGTAGGACACAGGGGTCTGTTTCTGAGGAGTCCCTTAAAGGAGAAGAGAGTCAGGTGACTAGGAAAGGGGTGGCGGAAGCCTACTTGCAGAAACTGGCAGCcgtggagaagaagagggaggatgggTGTGGCCTGAGAGACCCGCGTAGGATTGTGATGATGTCAGAACGTTCTTG GAGTCTTTCTCGTCTTCCTCTTCCAATTGATCCCCCCTCCAAACAAAATGGTATCCCCCAGAACCCCACCAGCACGACATTACCTCTATGCAAG AAAGAAGACACAACCAAGGAAAAGAAGATGGACCGCATTCTGAAAAGACAGGATAGCTGGTCAAGTTTCTATACAA AAAAACAGGAGGAGGATCAAAACACAGACTTTGTCAG ACCTCAGGATGGTTTCAGCATGTTGCTGCGCCGACACGGAGGATCCAGGAGGAACTCTCTCCTGCGTTGGTGTCAGAGCCGAACGCAGGGTTACGAG AATATTGAGATCACCAACTTCAGCAGTAGCTGGGAGGATGGGCTAGCCTTCTGCGCTGTGTATCACACCTACATGCCCACACATATTCCCTACAGCAGTCTCAACCCTGAAGAAAAG AAGGAAAACTTGTGCCTGGCTTTCCAGACAGGAGAGAGTATAGGAATTACAGCAACACTG ACTGTGGAGGAGATGCTAAGAGCGGGTGGCCCTGACTGGCAGAGAGTACTAAGCTATGTTGAAAGTATGTATCGCCACTTCGAGATGTGA